The DNA segment CATCGTCGAGGCCTATCAGCAGCCTGGCTCGGTGCAGGCGCGCAGCGACATGCTGCTTGGCTCGATGTACGGCGGCCTGGCGTTGACCGCGGCCGGCACTGCGGCGGTGCATGCACTGGCCTATCCGCTGGGCGGCAAGTTCCATGTCACCCACGGGGTGGCCAATGCCATGCTGTTGCCGCATGTCATGGCGTTCAACATGGACAGCTGCGCAGCACGCCTGAAGCGGGCGGCCTGCGTGTGCGACATCGCGCAACCCGGCGACAGCGACACGCTCGCGGCCGGCAAGTTGATCGAGCAGATCAAGCAATGGACCCGGATCCTGGAGATTCCGCAGAACCTGCGCGACTTCGGAGTGGCCGAAGAGCATCTGGCCGACATGGCGGTCGCCGCCTCGAAAGTCACCCGGCTGATGATCAATAACCCCAAGGCCCTGAGCCTGGATGATATTGAGCAGTTGTATCGGTGCCTGCTGCCATGAGTGCCGAAGCTCGCCAGGTCGGGCTATTGGTCATCGCCGACGATCTGTCCGGTGCGGCCGATTGCGCCGCCGGCTTCGCCCGCCACCTGCCGACCCGCGTGTTGCTCGAGCAGACCGCCGATCATTCAGGCTGCCCGGTCATTGCGCTGGACCTCGACACCCGCCGCCTGGCGCCGCAGCCCGCTGCCCGGCTCAATCGCTCGGTACTCGGCAACCCGGCCCTGCGCGGTCGTTACCTTTACAAGAAAATTGACTCGACCCTGCGCGGCAACCTGCCGAGCGAGGTCAGCGCCCTGCTGGAACATGGCATGGCTCTGGTAGCACCGGCGTTCCCGGCGCTGCGCAGGACCACCCGCGACAGTATTCAGTACCTCGACGGTGTACCGGTCAACGATAGTGATGTGTGGCGCAACGAGGGTCTGACCGGCACCGCCAACCTGCTGGAGCTGTTCAGCGGCGAGGGTCTGAACTGTGCGGCTCTGGATTTGCTGCAGGTGCGTGGCGGTAATCTGGCCGGGCAGCTGCACCAGCACTTGCTCGACGGTACCCAGGTGCTGATCTGCGATGCCGAGCAGGATGCTGACCTGCACAGCCTGGCACTCGCTTCGGCCGCTTTCGCCGACCGGTTGTTCTGGGTCGGCTCGGCCGGGCTGGCCCTGCACCTGCCTGCCGCCCTCGGGTTACCCGCCGCAGGCGAGCCTTGCCGGCCGCAGGCAGCACAAGGCGGGCCGATCCTGACCGTGGTCGGCAGCATGTCGCGTCACTCCCAGGCCCAGACAGCTTTGCTGGCCGAGCGTACCGGGCAACGCTGGGCGCGGGTCGAACCACGGCTGCTGCTCGATGGCAGTGCCCACAGTGAACGGCAGGCGCTGGCAATTCATCTGGCCAGTGTGCTGGACAGCGGCAGCGACCTGCTGGTCAGCCTTGATCAGGCGCAGCGAGCCCCTGAACAGGCCGCGCAGCTCAGCCAGGCGCTGGCCGGGCTGTTGGCTGCCCTGCCAGCCAAGGCCGCTGCGCTGATCGCCACCGGCGGTGAAACCGCCCGCGCCCTGCTGACTGTCGCTGAGCTCAATGCGCTGCAACTGCATGGCGAACTGGCGCCTGGGGTGGTGTTGTCCAGCGCCCTCCATCAGGGCCGCACGTTACCTGTCGTCACCAAGGCCGGCGGCTTCGGCCAGCCCGACACCCTCTATCAGGCCTGGGAGCATCTGTGCCAGGCCCGCGACTCACGCTCTGAGCCCACACCACCTAATAACGAGGAACCCCAGCATGTCTGAGCGTCCTGTGATCGGCATCACCATGGGTGATGCGGCCGGCGTCGGTCCGGAAATCATCATGAAATCCCTGCAACACGACAGCGTCTATGCCATGTGCCGGCCGCTGGTGATTGGCGATGCCAAGCGGCTGGTCGATGCCAATCGGATCGTCGCTGGCACGCTGCAAGTCAACGCCATCGAACAGCCCGAGCAGGCCCGCTTTCAGCCAGGCGTGGTGGATTGTATCGATCTGGGGCTGATCCCCCATGACCTGCCCTACGGCCAGTTGTCGGCGGTGGCCGGTGATGCGGCCTTTCGTTATAT comes from the Pseudomonas sp. StFLB209 genome and includes:
- a CDS encoding four-carbon acid sugar kinase family protein, yielding MSAEARQVGLLVIADDLSGAADCAAGFARHLPTRVLLEQTADHSGCPVIALDLDTRRLAPQPAARLNRSVLGNPALRGRYLYKKIDSTLRGNLPSEVSALLEHGMALVAPAFPALRRTTRDSIQYLDGVPVNDSDVWRNEGLTGTANLLELFSGEGLNCAALDLLQVRGGNLAGQLHQHLLDGTQVLICDAEQDADLHSLALASAAFADRLFWVGSAGLALHLPAALGLPAAGEPCRPQAAQGGPILTVVGSMSRHSQAQTALLAERTGQRWARVEPRLLLDGSAHSERQALAIHLASVLDSGSDLLVSLDQAQRAPEQAAQLSQALAGLLAALPAKAAALIATGGETARALLTVAELNALQLHGELAPGVVLSSALHQGRTLPVVTKAGGFGQPDTLYQAWEHLCQARDSRSEPTPPNNEEPQHV